In Bradyrhizobium guangxiense, the following are encoded in one genomic region:
- a CDS encoding ribulose bisphosphate carboxylase small subunit, whose amino-acid sequence MKLTQGCFSYLPDLTDDQIYSQVQYCLANGWAVNIEFTEDPHPRNTYWEMWGLPMFDLQDAAGVMMELAECRRVYGDRYIRISGFDSSHGWESVRISFLVNRPPREAEFELVRQEVGGRAIRYTTVRRQAAHAST is encoded by the coding sequence ATGAAGCTGACCCAGGGTTGTTTCTCATACTTGCCTGATCTGACCGACGACCAGATCTACAGCCAGGTGCAATACTGCCTCGCCAATGGTTGGGCGGTGAACATCGAGTTCACTGAGGATCCGCATCCCCGTAATACCTATTGGGAAATGTGGGGCCTGCCGATGTTCGACCTCCAGGATGCCGCCGGCGTGATGATGGAGCTCGCCGAATGTCGCAGGGTCTATGGCGATCGCTACATCCGGATCAGCGGCTTCGATTCCAGCCATGGCTGGGAATCGGTCCGGATCTCCTTCCTCGTCAACCGGCCGCCACGAGAGGCGGAGTTCGAACTGGTGCGACAGGAGGTCGGCGGCCGCGCGATCCGTTACACCACTGTGCGCCGGCAGGCCGCGCACGCGTCGACTTGA